From the Euphorbia lathyris chromosome 6, ddEupLath1.1, whole genome shotgun sequence genome, one window contains:
- the LOC136232493 gene encoding glucan endo-1,3-beta-D-glucosidase-like, translated as MANSILSLLFILAFLSSGKTGQGMVNPANGEMQEKTWCVAKPSASEAELAANINYVCEQIGICKIIEKGGSCYFPPTKINHASVVMNLYYQLMGRNYWNCDFRGTALRVTTNPSYRDCEYP; from the exons ATGGCCAATTCTATTCTGTCTCTTCTCTTCATCCTTGCATTTCTCAGCTCAGGTAAAACAGGTCAGGGAATGGTGAATCCGGCGAACGGAGAg ATGCAGGAAAAGACATGGTGTGTCGCAAAGCCATCGGCGAGCGAGGCAGAACTTGCGGCAAATATAAACTACGTTTGCGAACAAATTGGGATCTGTAAGATAATTGAGAAAGGCGGAAGCTGCTACTTTCCTCCCACTAAAATCAACCATGCTTCTGTTGTTATGAATCTTTATTATCAATTAATGGGCAGAAATTATTGGAACTGTGATTTCAGAGGAACTGCTCTTCGTGTTACTACCAATCCaa GTTATCGTGATTGCGAGTATCCTTAG